AGGACGCGAGCCGCTGCGGATCGAGCCAGACCCGCATCGCGTACTTGCGCTCGGCGCCGACGAACACCGCGCCCACTCCATCGAGCCGCTGGATCTTCTCGGTGAGGATGTTGTTGGCGACCTCGCTCAGTTCGAGCATGCTGAAGTTCTGGCCGTTGAGTGAGATCCAGATGATGGGCTGGGCGTTGACGTCCTGCTTGGCGACGATCGGGTCGTCGACCGTCGATGGGAGCTGGCCGCGGATGCGGGAAACGCGGTCGCGCACGTCGTTGGCGGCCTCGTCGACGTCCCGGTTGAGCTGGAATTCGACGGTGATGACCGAGCCCTGCTCACGGGACGACGAGGTGATGAGCTTCACGCCTTCGACGGTCGCGAGCTGCTCTTCGAGGATATCGGTGATCTCGGTCTCCACGGTCTGCGGGCTCGCGCCGCGGTAGAACGTGGTGACGCTGACCACCGGCGACTCGACGTCCGGGTACTCGCGGACCGGCAACCGCAGCAGCGAGATCACCCCGAAGAGCAGAATGGCCAGGCTGAGCACGGCCGCGAACACCGGCCTCTGAACGGAGACTTCGCTGAGCTTCATCGCTTGCTTTTCGCCTGAGCACCGGCCGCGGCGGCGCCCGCTTCGCCACCGGCGTTCGCGCCAGGTCCTCCCGGGCCGCCCTCGGGCAGCGGCAGCACCCGCGCGCCCTCGAACAGCTTTTGATAGCCGGCTCGCACGACCCGGTCTCCTTCCTTCACCCCCGAGACGATCTCGGCGCGTGCCGAGTCGCGAGTGCCGAGGACGACGGCCTGACGGGTGACGGTGCTGTCCGGCTTCACGACGTAAACGAAGTTTTGATCCCCTTCGCCAAAGACCGCCTCGTCAGGAACGATCAGGGCCCGAGGCCGCTGCCCGAGGGATGCGGTGACGTCGGCGGACATTCCGGGCCTCAGCTTGCGGCCGCGGTTCGGGATCCGGGCCTCGAGCTGCACCGTGTGCGTGACCGGATCGATCAGAGGATCGATCACGTTGATGGTCCCGCTGAAGATGTCCCCACGATAGGCGGTCGTGATGATGTTGACCGCGGCCCCGTGGCGGAGCTGGGCCAGGTAACGCTCGGGAGTGGAGAACGTGATCTTCATCTCGTCGATCGCCGCCACCTCGGTGATCTGCTGGCCGACCGTCAGGTAGGCGCCGGGGGAAACCATGCGGCGCCCCACCGCGCCCGCGAACGGCGAGACGATGCGCGTCTTGGCGAGCCGGGTGCGAGCAACCGCGAGATTGGCCTCGGCAACCTTGAGCGCCGATTCGGTGTCGTCCAGCTCCTGCTGCGAGGCGGCGCGCTGATCGAAGAGCTGATGCACCCGCTGATGGTTGGTCTTCGCTTGATCGCGCAGTGCCTCGGCCCGCGAAGCCTCGGCCCTGAGTTCGCTGTCTTCGAGGCGGGCGATCACGGATCCAGCCGCCACGGTCTGGCCCTCGGCGAACGGCAGCTGCCGGACGACTCCGCTGATCTCGGCCACGACCTTGACGTTCTCTCGGGCTTCGAGGGTTCCGACGGCATGGAACTGATCGGTGATCGACTGCGCCTCGACCTCGGCGATCTCGACCGGGGTCGGCGGCATCTGGAAGCCGCCGCCACGCTTGGCACAGGAGGCAGCGAGCAACCCGAGGACGAGTACGGAAAGGTGCGACCCTCGAATGGCACGAGCCATACTCATGGAGTCCTCTGGGGAGCAGGTTGGGTGAGGCGTCTCAATTCGGTCCTCGAGCGCGCCACGCGCACCATCGCCTGGGACATGCGCAGCTGCGCTCCCGCGACCTGCGCCTCGAGGTCGACGATATCGTACGCCGTGGCCCGGCCGGCCTCGTATTCGAGCCGTCCGATGCGAGCCTGCTCCTGGGTGGCCGAGAGCAGCTCGCGCAACGCCCGCAGCGTCGCCTGAGCCGTCTCGGCATCGCGATATGCCGTGCGCACGTCGGTTTCGAGCGCCAGGCGGCGCGCGTGCAGCACGGCGCGCGCGCGTTCGTACTCGCCGCGGCTGCGCTCGTGCTCTCCACGATCGGCGCGCCAGGGGATCGGCATGGTCAGTCGCAGGCCGAAGTTCCACTCCGGATAGTCGTCGCCCCATACCTGGTCCCAGGCGTGGTCGAATCCGGTGTCGCTCGAGGTTCCCAGCGTGTCGCCGCCGAACACGATCGGGCGGCTCGTCCCCGCCAAGCCCTGCCCGCCGTAACCGCCGAACGCCTCGACCGAAGGCCATGCGTTCCATGCCGCGCGCTTCAAGCGATGCAGCGCCGCGGCCGTGTCCTGCTCGGCGGCGCGCAGCTCGGTGTTCGAGACCATCGCCCGGCGCATCATCTCGTCCAAGGGATCGAGCGCCGGCGGCGGGATCGGCTCGTCGGCGGCGTGCAGACGCGCCTGGCTCCCGGGCGAAATGCCGATCGCCTGAGCGAGGCGGTCCGATGCGGTGCGGACCCCGAGCCGCACCTCGAGCAGAATGGCCTCCTGATCGGCGAGGAACGTGCGCGCCGCCGCCACCGCGGCCGGACCGGCGACTCCCGCGCGTCCGCGCAGCATCTGGTCGCGAAGGAACACCGCCGCGCTCTGGCGCTGGCGGAGCCGCGCTTCGAGGTCGCGCTCGATGGCGTACAGCGTCCAGTACGAGGCTTCCACGTCGGCGCTCACCTGCAGCTCGGCGCTGTCGTAGCGCCGTTCCGCAGCCTCCACCTCGCGATCCCGCGCCCGCAGCTCACCGCGCGTGGCCGCGGTGCCAAAGCCCTTGAGCAACGGCTGCACGAACGCCAAGCGCGCGCCCGCGCGCCGCTCGCGCGGCAAGGTCGTGAACGGCGCGTTGCTCTCGAACTTGTCCTGGACGACCGATGCCGAGATCAGCGTTCCGATCGGCGAGAGCCACGAGAGTCCGCCGGTCACCAGGCGCTGCCGGGTCTCCGAGCCGGCGAACGGCGAGCTCACCGGCGAATCGATGCTGATCTGCTCGTCCGCGGCGACCAGAACGGGATCGAAGTCGCCCGCCGCGGTCATCCTCGAGCCCCGAGCCGCGCGCAACGAGCCGAGCGCGCCGCGCGTCAGCGGGCTGTTGGCGACACCGAGGCGTTGGGCCTGGTCGAGCGTGAGGCTGAGCGTCTGGCCTGGGACTTCGCCAGCCAGGAAGGAGGTGTCGGGCTCGGCGATGGCGGGGACTTGAGCCTCGGCGCGCGGCCCCCATAGGGCGGCGACGATGGCGATCGAGAGCACTGTGCGCGTGTTCCGGTGCAAGAATGGCCGATCTGCGATGGGTTCGACTTCTATTCGTTCGTCGAGTGGGATTCCTTTGCCGCTGGTGACCGGGCGCCGGTCAGCGGGGAGTCAGCCGCTTAAGATAAGCCGAAGCGGGGGAGCGGTTCACGGGATTTCCGGGGCCCGATGACCGCGGCTTGCGAAGGTCCGAGCGCGGGTGCCGGAGCCCCACTCAGTTGCCCGCGAACAGCCGTTGGCCTAGCCAGTAGGCTCCCGCCAGAACCACGGCATAGGAGCCGTAACGCACGACGCCATCGGCCAATTGGGGGGAGCGGCCGCGCAGCAGGCCGAGCGCGGGCGCGATCGCCGCGACGATCACAGCTTGTCCGACCTCGACGCCCAGGTTGAAGGAGAACAAGGACCAGCCCAGAGCGGATGGAGGGAGACCGAACTCCCTCAGGACGCTGGCGAAGCCGAATCCATGAACCAGACCGAAGAGGAAGGCGAGGGTGACTCGGTGATCGTGGCCGGGCTTGGCTCTGAGGTTGTCGAAACCCACGAGCGCGATGCTCAAAGCGATCAGCGGCTCGATGATCCGTCCTGGCGGGTCCACGATGCGTAGCGTGGCGAGCGCGAGCGTGATGCTGTGGGCCACGGTGAATGCCGTCACCACCTTGAGCAGCCGGGAAAAGGCGCCCCCGAGGAGCAGCAGAGCGATCACGAACAGCACGTGATCCGGGCCGGTGAAGATGTGCTGGATGCCGGCCACCAGGAACGTGCGAAACACGGCCAGATGGCCTTGTCGAGTGCCGGTGTAGAGACGCCCGCTCTGGTGACGGCGGTCGAGCACCGTCTGAAGCTTCAGCGAGTCGCCTTCGTAGACATTGAGGTAGGTTTCGTGCCTGGGGTCGTGGGGAAAGAGCCGCGCTTCGACGTCGAACGTCCCGGGCCGGCGCTCGAGCGTGGCCGTAAACCTGAGCTTCACGCCATATCCCGTCGGGTCGGCGAGGGCTTCTCCGAAACGGATCGGAAGCGTCTTGCCGTCTGCCGAGAGATGGAGTCGGGGTGCGAGGATCGCGGCGAGTTGAGGCCCGACGACGGCGGCGCGAGTCGAGTCCACCAGGGAATCGGCGCGAGACCAGGCGAGCTCGTGCGCCACGTCGGTCACCAGAACGCCGACCGTCCCTCGGACCTCGCCTTCGGTGAGCCGGATGTCGAGGAAGCTGTAGCCGGTGCCGTGGGCGAAGGCCGCCGCCGCCCACAGGAAGCCTGGGAGCAACGCCATCACGGCGGTCCGCCTCATGGCGCGCTCCGCGCGAAGGTGAGCGACGCCCAGTAGCTCTCCCAGTCGGCTTCCTCTCGATCCGCGCTCGGCACCATGTGAACCGAGCTGAACAGCCACTCGCCTGTGCGACCGAGCGGGAGTGTCACGAGCCCGCGCGCGTCGGTGCGCCCTTCGGTCCACGAGGGCACAGAATCCCGCATGGTGGGATCGAAGGGCCGGCCGCCCTTCGGGAGTGGGCGATTCCATGCGCGAACCAGCGCCCCGGACAAAGGCCGGCCGCGGAAGGTTGCACGCACGGTGAGCGATCCCGAGGCGGGAGTCGCGAGCGGGGTCAGCTCGTAAGTGAGGCCCGTTGGGCGGGTGATGCGCGTGACCTCCGATCCGGCCACCCAGGTCTTGGCGCAACGGGCATAACGCTCGCGCACGACGCCCGAAGAAGACGCGTGAGCGCGCCGAGCACGGACCGCGTCCAGGCCCTCGAGCTTCAGGTAGGCGTCGAACTCCGCCGCCGGCAGCTCGACGTCGGCGAAGGTCGATTGATGGGACACCAGCGAGCCTCCCTCGTCGGCGACGACGAAGCGCGCCATCACCAGATCGCCATTCCGCGCGGCTCGTGACAGGTCGATGTCGCGGGTCGTGCGCAGGGAGAAGCGCACCGCGCGGCTTGGGGCATAGGGTTTGATCTCGCCACGGAACCCGGTTCCCACGTAGGCCTTCACCGCCACCGTGTCGCCGCGAGCCGCCCGGTAGCGGGTGGGCGCGAGCCAGAACTCGTGGGCGCCGGCGGGACAGGGCAGGAGGCACGAGGCGAGCGCCATCCACCAGGGCATGCGGTATCGGCCGGTCGCCATGCTCTGATTACGGTGCCGAGATCTCGCCGGATGAGCCTCCGGGCTTGCGCGCCAGAAGCCGCGCCAGCATGGGTCCCGAATCCGGCGTCTGCTCCTCATAGTGCTCGACCACGAATCCGGGGAAGTGCCGGGGCAGCTCGTCGCGATCCAGCAGGAAGCGCGGGTGCTTCGGGCGGCCGAATCGCTCCTGGCCCTTGAGGTAGGTCTCGTAGATCACGACGCCGCCCATCGCGACGGCGCGCGCGATCTGCGGGAACAACGGCCGGTGGAGGAAGCGGAACACCATCACCACGTCGTGGCTCTCGACCGGGAGCCGCGGATCGCGCGTCTCGAGATCGCGGGTCTGGGTCTCGATCTTGACCCCGTGGCGCAAGGCCATGGCCGATGCCTTCTCCAGCGTTCCGCGATCGTGATCCCACGCTTCGACCTCGTAGCCGCGGAGCGCCATGAACACCGACTCGCGACCGGCGCCTGCGGCCAGATCCAGGGCGCGGCGCGGTCCCTGTCGTGGATCGGGAAGCTGGGGCAGCACCTGCTCGAGGAAGGGCGATGGCCTCCATAGCGGCTTCGCGGGGGTCCGCACCAGATCGAGATCGCTCTCGCTCACCCTGCCGTCGAGCCAGGCGACGTCCCGGTAGCCGAGGCCCTCCAGGGTTTCTGCCGCCTCCCGCGCATTCGCGCTCCCGGCCGCGACCACGAGGATGTGGGCGTCACGCGGAGGCAGCTCTCCCCGGCGCTCGTTCAGCTCCGCGGCCGGCAGGTGGCCGCTGCCTTCGAAATGTCCGGACATGAACTCGCGCTCGTCGCGCACGTCGAGCAACGCGTACGACCCGATCGAGGCTGCCGCACTAAGCGGATCGAGCGCCGGCACGTCAGGAGACGATCGGAAAGGCGCAGCAGTTGCCCTGGGGGATGGGGCGGCCGTGCGGACAGTTGCGCGGGTGGCCGAGGAAGCTGCAGATGCTGTTCTCGACCTCGGGGTCGATGATGTGCTCCATGCGGCACGCCGTGGCCTCCACCTGGGGGTCGGGCACGTGGAGCGCAGAGGAGAAGAGCACTTCGGCGAGCCGGCGGCGGCGCACGAGATCCCGCGCGCGATTGCGTCCGCGCGGGGTGAACTCCAGCGTGGTCCCGGGAGGAAAGATCAATCCGCTCTCGGCCATGCCGGTCAGCGTGCGGCGGTTGTCCACCACGTCCGGGATGCGCACGCGGCTGGCTTCCGGAACGCGTCCGTCCTCTTCCAGCGCCCACATCTGCACCAGGACCTCGTCGTAACGACGCTCGAGCTCTTCGCTGTGCACGGTGAGATCGGCGAGCCGGCCGTGCGCCAGCTCGACCCGGCGATCGGCCAGGTTTCCGACTCGGGCCGCGTGGGTCACCGTCACCAGCGTGTGGCCCTCGGCATGGAGCTCGCGCAGGAGCGTCAGCACCTTGCTCTCGTTCTCCTGGTCCAGGTTCCCGGTCGGCTCGTCGGCCAGGATCAGGCGCGGCTTGTTGACGAGCGCGCGCGCCACGCACACCCGTTGCTGCTCGCCGCCGGAAAGCTGTCCCGGCAGATGATGGGCGCGGTCGCCGAGACCGACTCGCTCGAGCGCAGCCCGCGCCTCGGCGGCGTCGGCCACCGAGTGGTAGTGCTGCGCGACCATCACGTTCTCGAGCGCGTCGAGGTAGGACAGCAGATGGAACTGCTGGAAGATGATCCCGACCCGCTCGCGGCGGAAGCGCACCCGCTCGGCATCGGTCATCGCGGTGAGCTCCTGACCGTCGACCCACAGCCGGCCCGCGGTCGGCCGGTCGAGTGCGCCGAGCAGGTTGATCAGCGTGCTCTTGCCCGAGCCCGAAGGGCCCATCACCGACAGCCATTCGCCGGCCTTGATGTCGAGCGTCACGTCGTCGAGCGCCTTGAGCTTGTCGTAGTGGCGCGAGACCGACACGAGCTGGACCAGGGGACGGCTCATCATTCGCCCTTCAGGACCGGCGCCGGATCGACCGCCAGAGCCAGGCGGATGGGTCCGATGCCCGCCGCCATCGCGACCGCGATCGAGACGGCGAGGACGAGCGGGAGCAGGCCCCATTGAATGCTCACCGAGGTGTGGAACACTTCGCGCCCGATCACCTGTGCGGCGAGCAGGCCCATCCACCACCCGAGGAAGCCGCCGAGGAAACCGACCGCCAGCGACTCGGCGCCAAACTGCCGCACGACCGCGCGCTGCGAAGCGCCGAGCGCCTTGAGCAGCGCGATCTCGCGACGGCGCTCGAGCGCCAGGTCGGTCAACGTCCCGAACGTGCAGAGGCCGGCGGAGAACAGCACGCCGAGCGTCACCCACGCCATCAATCGGCGCATCCGCTCGAACAGACCGGCTTCGGTCGACGAGAGCGCGTGGATCACGCTCGCCGAAAGGCCGCCGCCCGCCTCGATGGAGGCGACGACCCGCTGCTCGTCGCTCGGCCGCGCCAGACGCGCCTGGATCAGGCTGATGCGTCCTTCGAGACCGGCCAGAGCCTGCGCGTCCTTCAGCGGAATCCACCAGGCTTCGTCGTCGGGGGTGCCGCTCTCGAGCGTGGCGCCAACCGGCAGGGCCAGCCGGCGCTCCTCGCCTCCAGCGCTGCGGAACACCGCGGACAGCGTGTCGCCCGGCTTCAGATTCAGGGTCGCGGCGAGCCGCGCACCGACCAGCGTGCGATCGTCGCCCGCGCCGATCCGCCACGAGGGATGCAGACGGCGAGCGGCCTCGAGGTCGGCGCCGACGATCGATAGCGGACGGCCTTCGTGCGAGGCGCTCACCAGGAGCAGCGCCGCGC
The sequence above is a segment of the Candidatus Eisenbacteria bacterium genome. Coding sequences within it:
- a CDS encoding efflux RND transporter periplasmic adaptor subunit, with the translated sequence MSMARAIRGSHLSVLVLGLLAASCAKRGGGFQMPPTPVEIAEVEAQSITDQFHAVGTLEARENVKVVAEISGVVRQLPFAEGQTVAAGSVIARLEDSELRAEASRAEALRDQAKTNHQRVHQLFDQRAASQQELDDTESALKVAEANLAVARTRLAKTRIVSPFAGAVGRRMVSPGAYLTVGQQITEVAAIDEMKITFSTPERYLAQLRHGAAVNIITTAYRGDIFSGTINVIDPLIDPVTHTVQLEARIPNRGRKLRPGMSADVTASLGQRPRALIVPDEAVFGEGDQNFVYVVKPDSTVTRQAVVLGTRDSARAEIVSGVKEGDRVVRAGYQKLFEGARVLPLPEGGPGGPGANAGGEAGAAAAGAQAKSKR
- a CDS encoding TolC family protein, whose protein sequence is MLSIAIVAALWGPRAEAQVPAIAEPDTSFLAGEVPGQTLSLTLDQAQRLGVANSPLTRGALGSLRAARGSRMTAAGDFDPVLVAADEQISIDSPVSSPFAGSETRQRLVTGGLSWLSPIGTLISASVVQDKFESNAPFTTLPRERRAGARLAFVQPLLKGFGTAATRGELRARDREVEAAERRYDSAELQVSADVEASYWTLYAIERDLEARLRQRQSAAVFLRDQMLRGRAGVAGPAAVAAARTFLADQEAILLEVRLGVRTASDRLAQAIGISPGSQARLHAADEPIPPPALDPLDEMMRRAMVSNTELRAAEQDTAAALHRLKRAAWNAWPSVEAFGGYGGQGLAGTSRPIVFGGDTLGTSSDTGFDHAWDQVWGDDYPEWNFGLRLTMPIPWRADRGEHERSRGEYERARAVLHARRLALETDVRTAYRDAETAQATLRALRELLSATQEQARIGRLEYEAGRATAYDIVDLEAQVAGAQLRMSQAMVRVARSRTELRRLTQPAPQRTP
- a CDS encoding HupE/UreJ family protein — encoded protein: MRRTAVMALLPGFLWAAAAFAHGTGYSFLDIRLTEGEVRGTVGVLVTDVAHELAWSRADSLVDSTRAAVVGPQLAAILAPRLHLSADGKTLPIRFGEALADPTGYGVKLRFTATLERRPGTFDVEARLFPHDPRHETYLNVYEGDSLKLQTVLDRRHQSGRLYTGTRQGHLAVFRTFLVAGIQHIFTGPDHVLFVIALLLLGGAFSRLLKVVTAFTVAHSITLALATLRIVDPPGRIIEPLIALSIALVGFDNLRAKPGHDHRVTLAFLFGLVHGFGFASVLREFGLPPSALGWSLFSFNLGVEVGQAVIVAAIAPALGLLRGRSPQLADGVVRYGSYAVVLAGAYWLGQRLFAGN
- a CDS encoding DUF4198 domain-containing protein, translating into MPWWMALASCLLPCPAGAHEFWLAPTRYRAARGDTVAVKAYVGTGFRGEIKPYAPSRAVRFSLRTTRDIDLSRAARNGDLVMARFVVADEGGSLVSHQSTFADVELPAAEFDAYLKLEGLDAVRARRAHASSSGVVRERYARCAKTWVAGSEVTRITRPTGLTYELTPLATPASGSLTVRATFRGRPLSGALVRAWNRPLPKGGRPFDPTMRDSVPSWTEGRTDARGLVTLPLGRTGEWLFSSVHMVPSADREEADWESYWASLTFARSAP
- a CDS encoding rhodanese-like domain-containing protein, encoding MPALDPLSAAASIGSYALLDVRDEREFMSGHFEGSGHLPAAELNERRGELPPRDAHILVVAAGSANAREAAETLEGLGYRDVAWLDGRVSESDLDLVRTPAKPLWRPSPFLEQVLPQLPDPRQGPRRALDLAAGAGRESVFMALRGYEVEAWDHDRGTLEKASAMALRHGVKIETQTRDLETRDPRLPVESHDVVMVFRFLHRPLFPQIARAVAMGGVVIYETYLKGQERFGRPKHPRFLLDRDELPRHFPGFVVEHYEEQTPDSGPMLARLLARKPGGSSGEISAP
- a CDS encoding iron dependent repressor, metal binding and dimerization domain protein — its product is MWALEEDGRVPEASRVRIPDVVDNRRTLTGMAESGLIFPPGTTLEFTPRGRNRARDLVRRRRLAEVLFSSALHVPDPQVEATACRMEHIIDPEVENSICSFLGHPRNCPHGRPIPQGNCCAFPIVS
- a CDS encoding FtsX-like permease family protein, producing MADRRRMELRLLRAALWRKRGTVMIAVSAVAIGGSVACALLHVSRDVSRQLTHELKALGPNLIVAPATDADAARWLDERDARYRVSRTGVQSAALLLVSASHEGRPLSIVGADLEAARRLHPSWRIGAGDDRTLVGARLAATLNLKPGDTLSAVFRSAGGEERRLALPVGATLESGTPDDEAWWIPLKDAQALAGLEGRISLIQARLARPSDEQRVVASIEAGGGLSASVIHALSSTEAGLFERMRRLMAWVTLGVLFSAGLCTFGTLTDLALERRREIALLKALGASQRAVVRQFGAESLAVGFLGGFLGWWMGLLAAQVIGREVFHTSVSIQWGLLPLVLAVSIAVAMAAGIGPIRLALAVDPAPVLKGE